The Fusarium falciforme chromosome 4, complete sequence genomic interval CCCAGTCTTggagcccttcttcttggtttTTGTTTTTGGCGCcgcagcctcttcctcgtctcctTCGCCATctgcatcttcatcatcaccggcTGGTGCGTCATCCTGGAGACGGCGTCGCCAGGCCATGGCGTCCGGGTGCCCGAGTTTCCTGACAAACTTTTTGTGTAGCTCATGTTGCCGTCGCTTCTCTTGCgcatcctcgtcttcctcggcgTTCTCTTGAGTCTTCTGAGTATCCCGTACACTCGAATCGTCGTATCGATATCGTTCCGTGCGTGGCCTGGAGGGTGATGATTGATTGGCCTTTGTTTCGGAGAAGAATGTACTTGATTCTGCATCATCTGCATCATCTGCTCGAGACTTTTTGAGGGCCTTCTCGGGTTGTTCGTTCTCCTTTTCCGTGTCTTCTAGCGGTCGTTTTCGTGATGGCGAGCCGGCATCTTTGCTCGAAGGGGATTGAGCCTTGGCTCGTGCCTCGCTCTCCTTCTGGAAGACGGCAGCTAGGCCATTGACGGTCTTGGGAGTGAAGAAGGAAGTGAGAGACTGCTGCTTCTTTGCTGCGGGCTTTGTGGCGGGAGCCATGTTGAAGACCAAGTTCCGTGGCCGTCGTGGCTGGCTTTGATATGGGGAAGTTGTTCACAGGAGTTGTCCCTGAAGCAGCGGATGGTGACGTTGGAGAAGCGCGTTCTGGCTGGCCGAGACGCGTTGAGTGGTTACGCGACCCACTTTTCTCGAGTCTGCTGGAACTTGAATCCATGGTTGCTTGCTTTTGTGAGACCAAGAGAACAAGGGCATTGTTTTTACGAGGAAATGAAAGGGATGGATTGGATCCCGATTAGTTGAGATCCGAACGATTCTGCACTTCAAAGTAAAATTTCCAGATTTTCCTACGTATTGTTGCAAGTCAGATAATACATGTTAGGTCTATTATGTGAGCTTCCGTCACTAACAGAGCTCCCATAACCTACTAAATATTTCGAGGAGGGACGGATGAAAGCTGAAATGATCTACGAAACAGCAAATCAAAGCTTCTTGGGTCTTCTGCTCTTTATCATTTGCATGCTCCAAGCTTTCTACAAGGGTCGGACAGGGGAAACGTCCACACCCCGGACAATCTTGTAACTGAACGTCAGGGCCATTATGCGGCCATAACTAATTATCCGAATGCCCTCTTGACATGTACGGAACCAACAGTCTTCAATCAAAGCTGTTGGCTGTTTTTGCTTGTTTCACTCTTATTGTCTTGTGGGAGCTTCACATGCTCACCAGGCCTGTTGAAGTCATGATTGGACGCATGTAAAGCCGTTACCGTTACGCCCAAATCCGTACGGATACACATGTACGCATCGACTCATTCCCGCCTCGAAGACACCGTGACTCCTCTCTGCGCTCGAAAGCCAGCTGTCTTGAGCTGCCAGGTGGGTAAATGCGAGCGCTGGTACTGGCTCCCTCCTGTTCTTGgctcgaggagctcagcGCTTGCATCGAGGCTATGCTGGTGCCCATGATGGGTCAGAAGCCTCTCATGATGCACGGGTCTACCCCAAGTGATCCACACTCACCATCGCCTGGCCCCCAAACCCTGGCACTCCCCGAGACCCCGTTCTCTGGCCCGCTCTAGATCAAGCTCCCGGGCGCTTACAGGATTGGCAAATGGCTTGACGGGGCCAATCAGCGGCCGTTGTTTCTCATGGTGCCCGCTGAAACAGAAGTCGGGTCCCCATTTCGAGATGGATTCTTTTGCCGTGGTGACGAAGTATTGCTGTGCATGATCAAAGCTGGTTTCCTCTGTGCCCCTGGATGagaactttttttttttttttgataAATTTTGCGCAAGTTCGTGTCGTCTTGGCTAACATATCCGGCGGCTAAACGCTTGGTATCGTGTCATGCAGTTGAACATGCTGGGCTGTAAGAGCAGCGAGAGTATCATTCAACTGTCCTAATTCCATCGAGAAAGTTGTTAGCGAGATATTGGCCTTGATCCTTGCCCTCGCGTACTCACTGGTTCTTTATCAACTTTCAAGTATTGGGCCTCCATCTTTGCCACACCACTACGCTACAGACAAGCTCCCTCTCAGCTACTAACGTCACCCGCGCCCAAGCATCCCCGCCTCTCCCGCCGTACCTACCGGGGCCGTCTATCATATTTGAATGGCCAAAGCAGGGCACGGCGCTTGACCAGACAgaccctctcttcctctctcgtgtcccccttctcctcgtccacGTAATTTTTGTCTCCTTTATTGCTCCTTTTGTCTGCTTGCTTCATCTATCTGTCAGACTCATAGCGCTTCTGAAACCAATACATAAAGCTCTTGTTCCTGGCGCGACCGTTTCTGCGACCCGCTGGAGCTTGCCGAGGACCGCCCACGTCACTTGGCACCTGTCGCACCTACCTACTACGTACCTTCAGGCCTCACGCAACGCAACCCCGCCCAACCACCAAGACTCATCGCGACTCTGCGATTTGAAGGATTCGCCCTCACTCGAGCGAGTTTCGTCCAACGGCAATCCCTAGCGCCTCGTCAtcttttattcttagataCTCGATCTTGCGAAACGCTCGCCTCATACAGCCCTAGTGCGGCGTCTCGTCGTCCCCTGCCCTCACCGAGCAACCAACCCCGCGATACCTACCTGGGCACATACCCAGAAACCGCCTCACATTATACTGTCGCCCGCCCCGGCGCTCATCTAGGTCAAGATGGAGCGAAGTCGCGGTGTCCCGGACGAGGAGATGTTCCTCAACAAGCCTGCTCCCGACGACTGCGACAGCCCGACCATCGAGCCACTGCGTATCTTCAAACCCCAGAGCCCCCAACCCGCCAAGGACAGcaggtcctcctcctccaccttcaGATACCCGGCGCCTCCTTCGTCCACGTCTCCCATCTCTAAGCActccttccctctccctccagGTGCCTCGAGCTCTGCTGCCCCCCTGCCCTTCccggacgacgacgatatccGTAAACCAACTCCAGCAAAGCCCTTTGGTTCAGCCTATAATGATACCAGCCCTCGTCTAGAGACAAGTCCCCAGGGAAAGAAGCCTGGTCTTGCCGAGCGAAGAGGTGCCGTCCCGAAGCCCATTTCTTCTCCAACAAGTCCCGATGCCGACCAGGATCTCTTTCAGCGTCCCATAGCAGATCATCACCGTCCGGGTTCCTCCAACGCCAACTATCCCAGCTACCAAAAGACATACTACCCACCACCCGGTGCCGCTGAGGCCCCTCAGCCCCCGGCGAAGACTGCCGTTGAGCAAACAAAGATGGATGGCTCAGGAGTGAATCGGTTTGCTTCAACCGCCTCGACCTCAACCACCCGGGCTAGCCGGGgttcccctcctccccccgaAACCCCGGTTGAGGAGCCCGGTCATGTACCGGCCGATGCTATCGAGGCCCGGTATGCAGCCGCCGGTATTTCTGGCACTGCGACGCTCAACAGCCTCGGCGCCCCCAGCGCTGCCGCCACCCAGCGACTTGCCCAATATGGAAATCAACCTCCGCCTCAACGGCCGTGGACGCCGACAGAGTCGCCGGACCAGGCGCCATCCGGACCTCCGACTGTTTACCAGGGCATGAATGCCATTTCAAGTCCTCCCCCGACTAAAGTGTCGTTCAGTCCTCCTCCCCAgccgcaacagcagcagcaatacATGCCTCCACCACAaccccagcagcagcctcagcaacCCCAGCAACCCCAGCAACATCAGCAACCCCATGGTCAGGAACAAGTTAGTGTATTGGAGCAGGACTTCGAACGCATGAGCACAAACTCGCCGCCTCCTGCATACTCGAGCTTGAAcactggctctggctcttcctATCCAAGTGAGAAACAGCGccctcaacaacagcaacagccgcAGGCACAACAGCCACAGCCACagccacagcagcagcagcagcagcagcaacacccTGCACTCGCATCAGGCTCAACTCCTGCCCAGCAGCCGACTCCCAGCACATCGACACCACCCAAGAAGGCAGCGGCCGTGGCAGCAGCCGCAGCGACAGCGGCGACCGcaactgctgctgctggccttgcCTCGCCCGCTCTCCAACACCCCGGCCACCCAGCATTTGCCAATGACCCTCACCCCGAGCAGAATGGACAAAGCTCGCAGCAAGCAACCGCGGCTGCTCAGCCCTTTGAGGCTCAAAATCCGGCTTCGCCTCCTCCCTTGCCTGAGGGATGGATAGCACATCTCGACCAGAACTCCGGCCAGTACTATTACATCCATCTCGCAACCCAAGCGACGCAGTGGGAATTCCCCAAGGGACCAAACCCCATGACACATGAGCAGGCCCCTCTGTCTCCCACGGCCTCCACATATGGAAACCCGCTGGGATCACCTGGCATGTTTGGCAAGCAGAATATGGCCTCGCCCATGTTCCCACCCCACACTCCAGGCTATGCCGAGAGTATCATGAGCGTGGCCGCTTCGGCTACTCCCACAGCTGCTGGATTCACAGGACCCCCACCCAGCGCTGGCGTTGACATGTATAGAATTCAGCCTACCAATGGCGTCTACTTTGGTCCGTACCTTCGATATGTCAACATGGATATTGAAAAGGGCCTGTGGCTTGGAAGCATTCTTGTCGTGACGGATGCTCCTCAGCCCCCGACAATCCACCTCCACTTGAGTATGGATCTATCACCCAATCCCAGACAGCTTCAGCCTCGTCCCATTTTCACGCACCAGAGGTGGAAGTTTTATAAGTATGATATTGAGCTCCCCATGTCTGAAACTGGTACCGAACGATGGACATACGCTGTCACGTCCCATCTGGGCTGCACCCGCTACGAGTTTGTTGTCGCTGGACGTCAAGAAACGAGTTGGCGTTTCATCGCACACTCTGGCAATGATTTCGCCTCCGGAACATCGCAGAACGAGCGTGCCAAGCTTGGCGGAGTCGGATTCATGTGGAAGGATGTCCTCCAGAAGAACGTCGAATGCGGTGGCTTCCACGTCCAGCTGGGCCTGGGAGACCAGATTTACGGTGATCGACTTTGGAAAGAAGTGCCTCTTCTTAAGCAATGGCTTGCCATGAGCGGCCgcgagaacaagaagaatgtCCAATGGACAGCCCGCCACGAGGAAGACGTTTCTCATGCCTACTTCCACTACTATACCAGCCACTTTGATCAGCCATACCTGCGGGAAGCGTTTGCGCAGATCCCCCACATCCTGCAGATTGACGATCATGACATGTAAGTTCATTGCTTGTTTCTTTAGAGACTGTTTCTGACTAGTATAGTTTCGACGGATATGGTTCCTACCCTGATTATATGCAGTCGTCGCCCATGTTCAAGAACATTGGCCGAATTGCAACGGAAATGTATCTACTCTTCCAGCACCATACTACGGTTGAAATGCTGCGAAACGTTAGTACAGATCACGACATCTTCACAGTTACCGGAACGGGTTGGCACTTTGTCAAGTTCCTTGGACCGGCCGTGGTGGTTGTTGGCCCTGATTGTCGATCAGAGCGTACTCAGGCCCAGGTCATGGCTGGCCCGACCTATCAAGGCATCTTCCCCAAGGTCGCCACGCTACCTCCTAGTGTACAGCACTGTATCTGGATGGTCTCTGTACCACTTGTGTATCCTCGCCTGGATACGGTGGAGAGTCTTGCCAACACCATGGCCGTGGGTAAGAAGGCGGTCAACACAACGTACAACATTCTGGGCAAGGTGACAAGCTCAGTGGCTGGCGTGGTTGGTGGCAGAGAGGTTGTTGCCCAGGGCTTCTcgcaggtcaagaaggcaGTTGGCAAGACGGGTCTCATGGGCAACGTTCTGAACCAGTTTGGCGAGCTTGATATCCAGGAGGTGCTCAAGGATATGTGGACGCATGACACCAAGGATCTCGAGAGGACCTACTTTATCCGAACGCTCCAGGGCATTGCACAGCAGAAGGGAATCCGAATGACCTTCCTTTCTGGAGGTATGTTGGCTATCCTTTGATACACACTGAGCATCCAAACTAACATGATTATAGATGTCAACGCCTCAGGAGCGGGACTGGTCCATGATCCCACTCACCCTGGCGACCACAAGACCATGTACCAAATCATCTCGTCGCCAATCGTGGCGGCACCACAGAGCAACTATGTCCTCAAGATGCTGCACAACCAGAAGACGCTGTATGTGCCACAGAATGGCAAGAAGTCGACGCATGAGGTGTCGGACACCAAggaggacatgatggagaTCTTCCACACTGATGCCAGCGGTGCCGCGcgggagctcaagaagctcatgggCCGCCGAAACTATGTCGCTGTCGTGTCCTATGACCAAGACGCCCTGGCGGCGCAGAGCCAGGCAGCCTTTAGCCCCAACCCAAGCCTGAACGGCTCACAGCACGGGCAGGGCCTGTCCAAGGTCAGCCTGGCTGTCGATTTCGTGGTGCAGGGTGACGGGGCCTTTACAGCGCCGACCAAGTATGGTCCCGTCATCATCCCTCATTTGGAGTATGGACGATGAGGGAACTAGAAGAGCTGGACGTTgatctcgaggaggatggagtTGGTGACAGGTTTCGGCCATTTGATGTTGCACATGTAGCGGCTTATATGACTTGACGAAGACTTGTTTATACATTTGGATATACCTTGATGTTGAATACCTACCTATGGACATGACAATATCCCTTATCGCATGGCAATTGATAGATATTAAGAACAGTCAGTTGTTGAATATGTACGCAAATTTTGTATTTTCTTGGTCTCATGTCTATTGTATGTGTATGTGTGCTTTTGTTGCTTCTTACTCCAACACCAGCATATGTATCTAGAGATCAAAGAGCTCCTTGAGGATGCGGATGGTGTCCTCAGGGCCGGTGACGGAGTGTCCGATGGTGCGCGAGTCGGTGTAGATCTCGTAGTCGTTGCCGCCCTCGAAGGTCTTGTCGCCGAAGAAGTGGATGGTGTTGTAGGTGATGCCAtcgggcttcttggcctcgttcTCGAGGTGCCTGAGGCAGTAAGTCTTGTCCCAACCAGTGGGGAAGACGTCGAAGGAGATCTGACCTCCAATGGAGAAGCTGTGCGGTATGTGTTAGCCATTGGGAACCTTGTCATGATGGGTTGAGTTTAGCATACGTGAGACCGAGGTGACCGAAGCGCTCCTTCAGAGCCTCGACAAACTTCTGGCGGACCTTGGCGTCCTTGTCAAATTTCTCAAAGTCGTTACGCTCCTGGGTGCTGGCGTTACGGCCGATGGGGCTGATGTTGATCATGCCGTTGCGGAACTCGATAAAGGTACCGCGCTTGACggggaggtcgaggtcggcgaTGTAGTGGAGGCAGAAGTTGGCGAGCTCCTTGTACTGATCCTCGCCGATCCACTTGATGAAGGTGTTGGACTCGAGG includes:
- a CDS encoding WW domain-containing protein, with the translated sequence MERSRGVPDEEMFLNKPAPDDCDSPTIEPLRIFKPQSPQPAKDSRSSSSTFRYPAPPSSTSPISKHSFPLPPGASSSAAPLPFPDDDDIRKPTPAKPFGSAYNDTSPRLETSPQGKKPGLAERRGAVPKPISSPTSPDADQDLFQRPIADHHRPGSSNANYPSYQKTYYPPPGAAEAPQPPAKTAVEQTKMDGSGVNRFASTASTSTTRASRGSPPPPETPVEEPGHVPADAIEARYAAAGISGTATLNSLGAPSAAATQRLAQYGNQPPPQRPWTPTESPDQAPSGPPTVYQGMNAISSPPPTKVSFSPPPQPQQQQQYMPPPQPQQQPQQPQQPQQHQQPHGQEQVSVLEQDFERMSTNSPPPAYSSLNTGSGSSYPSEKQRPQQQQQPQAQQPQPQPQQQQQQQQHPALASGSTPAQQPTPSTSTPPKKAAAVAAAAATAATATAAAGLASPALQHPGHPAFANDPHPEQNGQSSQQATAAAQPFEAQNPASPPPLPEGWIAHLDQNSGQYYYIHLATQATQWEFPKGPNPMTHEQAPLSPTASTYGNPLGSPGMFGKQNMASPMFPPHTPGYAESIMSVAASATPTAAGFTGPPPSAGVDMYRIQPTNGVYFGPYLRYVNMDIEKGLWLGSILVVTDAPQPPTIHLHLSMDLSPNPRQLQPRPIFTHQRWKFYKYDIELPMSETGTERWTYAVTSHLGCTRYEFVVAGRQETSWRFIAHSGNDFASGTSQNERAKLGGVGFMWKDVLQKNVECGGFHVQLGLGDQIYGDRLWKEVPLLKQWLAMSGRENKKNVQWTARHEEDVSHAYFHYYTSHFDQPYLREAFAQIPHILQIDDHDIFDGYGSYPDYMQSSPMFKNIGRIATEMYLLFQHHTTVEMLRNVSTDHDIFTVTGTGWHFVKFLGPAVVVVGPDCRSERTQAQVMAGPTYQGIFPKVATLPPSVQHCIWMVSVPLVYPRLDTVESLANTMAVGKKAVNTTYNILGKVTSSVAGVVGGREVVAQGFSQVKKAVGKTGLMGNVLNQFGELDIQEVLKDMWTHDTKDLERTYFIRTLQGIAQQKGIRMTFLSGDVNASGAGLVHDPTHPGDHKTMYQIISSPIVAAPQSNYVLKMLHNQKTLYVPQNGKKSTHEVSDTKEDMMEIFHTDASGAARELKKLMGRRNYVAVVSYDQDALAAQSQAAFSPNPSLNGSQHGQGLSKVSLAVDFVVQGDGAFTAPTKYGPVIIPHLEYGR
- a CDS encoding Phosphomannomutase, which encodes MANAPPSYTPLAERPLKDTICLFDVDGTLTPARLDASPEVLQILQDLRAKCSIGYVGGSDFAKQQEQLGKPAGQPVTALFDFCFSENGLTAYKLGEPLESNTFIKWIGEDQYKELANFCLHYIADLDLPVKRGTFIEFRNGMINISPIGRNASTQERNDFEKFDKDAKVRQKFVEALKERFGHLGLTFSIGGQISFDVFPTGWDKTYCLRHLENEAKKPDGITYNTIHFFGDKTFEGGNDYEIYTDSRTIGHSVTGPEDTIRILKELFDL